The following is a genomic window from Takifugu rubripes chromosome 13, fTakRub1.2, whole genome shotgun sequence.
ATGAAAAAATCACTACAACTCCAGTGAAGATAGAAAGTAAACTGTGTAGTTGCAGTTTGTGAAAGCTATTTAGTAAGCAGCTATGAAGCCAAATTCATGAATTTGTCCTCTtagaaaaataatcaaacacacaaaattaaGCAGTCAAATATTCTTTATTTCTAAAACCTCTGCAGAAAAATATCTTTGTGTAATTGCTGACCAGATTTTGGAACATCACCATCAGCAGATTCCTGCAGCATTATCCTTCTGTTACAATATTTTTACatgaggaaaaaacagaaatcacTGTGATGTTTCTCTCCAGCTGAGTGACTTGGTTCTCAGCTGGTGTCCCATGTGAGGGAGCTCACGTCTGTTTTGAGTGATATCCAAACCAATTAAACCATTAAATCTCAAGAATGAATCATTCTATCCATTCCCCCCTTCCAGGGTGTGGAATTCTTTGACCTGAAACCAGTCATGCTGTCATAGCAAATTTCCATGTATTTGGATGAGTGATTGTCTCAATCAAGTCCACAATTAAAGAGAACTTGTCTGTATATGTGGATCAATCTAAATCAGAGACAGTCGGCATGGTGGTTGATTTCCTCTGCTCCCTGCTCACTCATATCTGTTCATCCCACTTTAGTCGTCCATCACCACATCGTTAATATATCACataaaaaaaccacaaaattGTGTCAAAACCTTAACAAAACACAGAGTCAGTCAAAACTTTTTCTCCAAAAATAGTTCACCTTCAGAGTTCAATCTGTTCAACATTACAAAGCTGGTGCATATTCAAATCACCATTAGGGGATATTAAGCGGTTTTGTTGTGGCCTCTATCGTCATCATCTGtggaaatgataaaaacaaatctggagtTCTCCAGCTCTGTGAGAAACCCAAGTATTGTTTTCAGTATAAATAATATTGTGATCAATATTATGTGTGTAATCAAGTTTAGTGATGACAGGCTTCATTAAATAGCAGCTACTGTAATGGACATCATAACCTTTACCCTACTAAAATCCACCCTGTTCCAAGAATACATGCAAACAGCAAGACAAGCAACTTATTATGCTTCTTCTGCAGCGAGAAACAAAGCATTTGCTGAGTAAAATGTTGACACAGTGATCCCACTCACTCACTTATGTCACAGCTTCTGCAGAAAAACTGGCTGCAGCAACAGTCTTCATGTCAGAACTCTACAGAACTAACTAAAGAACTAAAATATTGAACAAGATGGGTGCTTGTCCTCAAAAAGTCCTGAGAAAATCCAATATCAGTGTAATTTTTTCTGGctacaaatattttaaaatctattaaatTCAAAAAACACAATCACAAACTAAAGGCAGTTAATGAAGCATGTAGAGCACAAAAAATATGTGAAGCTAAGATTCTGTCTTCTTCGTGTTTTTGACAGCTAGTAGTCATGATTACATTGACAAAAACATGAGGGGGAGAAATTTCATCAGCATgaattaaaacaaatgcagacacaaAGAAGACtggaatttaaaataaactaaGGCTTTTCATGAACAGTTTAAAGGAGAAAGTGAAATCCTTTAATAGACCAACTATACCAGGCACCAAAATAAATCGGGAATTGTCTAATGGTCACCACTCATAAGACAAATTAGGTTCTTAGCTTGACCACAGTTAAAGAGAATATATGGATGGTATCCTATGATTTACTCACAATTTGAAACAAACAGACAATACAGGGACCAGAAGACAGCATGGTGGGGAGTCTGGTGTCCTGAGAGTCAAGCTGCAACCAAAGATTTACTCAACATTTTCCAAACATTCTCCTGTTGGACTCCATCCGTTGTTCCATCCTGGTTATGAGAGTGATAAAGCATGTTTAATTAGCGCTTGTGGGACGGCTGCTGCACAGCAGTAGATCTCATCCAATCACAATTACCAGGAAAAATAGACCTGGAACTTTCTGTTCAGCTTTCAGCCGTAGTCTTGCTGAGATCATGTTCAGCATTTTAGGCAAAGCTAACATCTGCATTGATGGAATCCCAATAAAGAAAAAAGCCAAAATGAGATCCAACTGGCAGCGGGGCTGTTCTAGGTCATACAGCAGTACCTCTTCCACCAAGACTTAGATAGACTCTTCATTTTGTCAGGTGTCTGTCTTCGCTTTTGCCATTTCTGTTTCTCTTGCGGGTGcttgtcagagctgcagctctgtaGGCTGGCCAGAATGGCTGTGTCAAACACTTCCTTCAGATTCTTTTGGGTCAGTGAGGAGCACTCCATATAGGCCACAGCTCCAATCTCCACTGCACATGCCTGCGCATCTGCCGGCTGCACAGGTCGCTCCCAGAACTTTGCTAGGTCAATGAGAACCTAAATGGAGGAAAATTTTGAAATAATCGATCAGCTTAAATGTGCATCTCAGGTCTTAGCATGTTTATGCTTCATCTTGCATTTTGAAAACTCTGTTACCACTGCGTATCATGTCTACGTATCATGCGTATCAGCACAGAATACAGTTGTTCCACCTTGACATCTTCTCGTAGGTCAGACTGTGTCCCAACGAGGATGAGTGGTGCAAAGGGGACATACTTTCGGATCTCTGGGACCCACTTCTCAGGAACATTCTGGAAAGAGGTGGGACTAACTACGCTGAAGCACAGCAGGAACACATCTGCACTGGTGTAACACAGGGGCCGCAACTTGTCAAACTCTTCCTGGATGAAGTCAAGACAGTGAAGATGAAGCAAAGGCAGTTTGTTACTCagtaaaatgtttttcttttttaatatcaaGCAGAAAAACTAGTTGAATTGGATTGTCTGTTCCTGAGTGATGTCATTTTAACAAGAGATGATTAACTTGGGAAATGTCCCATCTGTCCTTCCTGACTTTCCATCCCTCGACTTTTATCTTCCACTCTGTCCTTCCTCTGGCTGTGAGCCTCCTCTCATGTAGAGACAAACAGTTTTTGCTGTTGTCCACACATAATGAATGGGCCCCAGACACATCTGCCCCTTTGAAACAATTATCACATATCACATTTAACAGACTTGCTTCATCAGAGACgtccaaagaaagaaaatcccaAAAACTTCCTGTGTGCTGGACTGCAACCATATTTAACACATATCTATTGTAACACAGAATGAATAGTTTCTCTCTGGCCATCAGTTCCTCAGGTCAGTCATTGTTCCACCTAAACTCGAAACGCTGCTCTCTTGTACTCTCAGccagcgtgcgtgtgtttgtgtgtgcatttgtgtgcgtgcatgtgtatgtatgtaaagATCACTGACCTGGCCAGCTGTGTCACAGAGCTGCAGTTTGACTGGCTTCCCTTCCACTGATACCACCGctacccacatgcacacacaaaataaGACACAATTTTTAACTTATTACTTTTTACACGttgttaaaaaaatgaatgagagaaaagagaatTTCTCAAAGTTTAAGGACAGATGATCtgtaaaaatcctttttttttgccttattaGCTGGAAAATATCTCCAATAAAACTATATGGTGGTTGTTCTGCATGGAATTATGATATTGGAGGTTGCAGTGTTTATTTAGTCACACATTTGGCAGTTTAATGGATAAAGGTGAATTTCAGTTATTATTTAAAGGTCTTCACCTGAGAAGTTGTCAAACGCAGTCGGCACGTACTCGGTGGGATAGCCATTGGTGGTGTAGCTCACGACCAGGCTGGTTTTGCCCACCGCTCCATCGCCCACCAGCACGCACTTCACTcgcctctcagctcctctcgcTGATTCTGGCCCCAGCGTCGACCGCCGCGTCCTGCCGGAGCTCCTGTCCTGACTCCGGATCCTCCTCGGGGGAACAGGCGGAGCGAAGGACACAGGCGTAGACTTGTAGCCTTCATTGCCCCGAAGAGGACTCTGCACTGGCGACGAGGGTGACATGAAGCTCCAAGAGACTTCACATCGCCGAGTCCTGCGCTGTATGCCGGGTGAACCTATcgcgg
Proteins encoded in this region:
- the rhoua gene encoding ras homolog family member Ua isoform X3, encoding MSPSSPVQSPLRGNEGYKSTPVSFAPPVPPRRIRSQDRSSGRTRRSTLGPESARGAERRVKCVLVGDGAVGKTSLVVSYTTNGYPTEYVPTAFDNFSAVVSVEGKPVKLQLCDTAGQEEFDKLRPLCYTSADVFLLCFSVVSPTSFQNVPEKWVPEIRKYVPFAPLILVGTQSDLREDVKVEQLYSVLIRMIRRHDTQWFSLT
- the rhoua gene encoding ras homolog family member Ua isoform X2, which translates into the protein MSPSSPVQSPLRGNEGYKSTPVSFAPPVPPRRIRSQDRSSGRTRRSTLGPESARGAERRVKCVLVGDGAVGKTSLVVSYTTNGYPTEYVPTAFDNFSAVVSVEGKPVKLQLCDTAGQNVPEKWVPEIRKYVPFAPLILVGTQSDLREDVKVLIDLAKFWERPVQPADAQACAVEIGAVAYMECSSLTQKNLKEVFDTAILASLQSCSSDKHPQEKQKWQKRRQTPDKMKSLSKSWWKRYCCMT
- the rhoua gene encoding ras homolog family member Ua isoform X1; protein product: MSPSSPVQSPLRGNEGYKSTPVSFAPPVPPRRIRSQDRSSGRTRRSTLGPESARGAERRVKCVLVGDGAVGKTSLVVSYTTNGYPTEYVPTAFDNFSAVVSVEGKPVKLQLCDTAGQEEFDKLRPLCYTSADVFLLCFSVVSPTSFQNVPEKWVPEIRKYVPFAPLILVGTQSDLREDVKVLIDLAKFWERPVQPADAQACAVEIGAVAYMECSSLTQKNLKEVFDTAILASLQSCSSDKHPQEKQKWQKRRQTPDKMKSLSKSWWKRYCCMT